The Candidatus Methanomethylophilaceae archaeon genome contains a region encoding:
- a CDS encoding NADH-quinone oxidoreductase subunit A produces MSLIVYYMPLAIVSVIALGFAPLAWWASRFIRPTHPTQWMESTYECGSEPIGEAHVQFRFQYYAFALIFVVFDLVATFLMIWAIAFGGLSMTSQIMMLVFFAILILGVAYALKKEETVWI; encoded by the coding sequence ATGTCACTAATTGTGTACTACATGCCATTGGCGATTGTGAGCGTCATCGCTCTCGGTTTCGCCCCCTTGGCATGGTGGGCATCAAGGTTCATACGCCCAACTCATCCCACTCAATGGATGGAATCCACCTATGAGTGCGGGTCTGAGCCAATTGGTGAAGCGCACGTCCAGTTCAGGTTCCAATATTATGCATTCGCGCTGATATTCGTGGTTTTCGATCTGGTTGCGACATTCCTCATGATATGGGCAATCGCCTTTGGAGGCCTCTCCATGACGTCCCAGATCATGATGCTCGTGTTCTTCGCCATACTCATTTTAGGAGTGGCTTACGCTCTGAAAAAGGAGGAAACAGTATGGATATGA
- the uppS gene encoding di-trans,poly-cis-decaprenylcistransferase has translation MEMPHPISDIAYSTYQSRIEKEVKSHEIPQHIAIIMDGNRRYAREILKTDDTNKGHEKGKEKLREVLDWCIELKVKYLTAYAFSMENFSRSDSEVDYLMKILTASLKEFADDPRVHKYKVAVRVIGDVDLLPDYVREAIDYAYQKTENYSDYHLNLAIAYGGRQDIVSAMRCIAQRVLDGELKIDDIDETLISGSVSTSGLPDPDLVLRTSGEIRVSNFLLWQMAYSELYFTDVYWPGFRYIDLLRAIRTYQQRQRRYGS, from the coding sequence ATGGAGATGCCCCATCCGATTTCGGATATCGCCTATTCGACGTATCAGTCTCGCATAGAGAAGGAAGTCAAATCCCACGAGATACCCCAGCATATCGCCATCATAATGGATGGCAACCGCAGATATGCCAGGGAAATCCTGAAGACGGACGATACCAACAAGGGCCACGAGAAAGGCAAGGAGAAGCTCAGGGAGGTCCTCGACTGGTGCATAGAGCTGAAGGTGAAGTACCTCACGGCATACGCATTCTCGATGGAGAACTTCAGCCGCAGCGATTCCGAGGTCGACTATCTGATGAAGATCCTTACTGCCTCCCTCAAGGAGTTCGCCGACGACCCCCGCGTCCACAAATACAAGGTGGCCGTCCGCGTCATAGGGGACGTCGATCTTCTCCCGGATTACGTCAGGGAAGCCATCGATTACGCGTATCAGAAGACGGAGAATTATTCCGATTATCATCTGAACCTAGCCATCGCATACGGGGGCCGCCAGGACATAGTCTCCGCGATGCGCTGCATAGCCCAGAGGGTTCTGGACGGGGAGCTCAAAATCGATGACATCGACGAAACCCTCATCAGCGGCAGCGTTTCCACGTCGGGGCTTCCGGACCCAGATCTCGTGCTCAGGACGTCCGGAGAGATCCGCGTTTCGAATTTCCTTCTGTGGCAGATGGCTTATTCTGAGCTCTATTTCACCGATGTCTACTGGCCCGGATTCAGGTACATCGATCTCCTGAGGGCCATAAGGACATATCAGCAGCGTCAGAGGCGCTATGGGAGCTGA
- a CDS encoding TIGR04190 family B12-binding domain/radical SAM domain protein, whose product MFLHAPSVYDFRRKPIFYGPVSDVIPSSPVFEMYPVGFMTISSHLEAAGFRTRICNIAVQMLASDRFDAEKKIKSLDAAVFAIDLHWMPHAHGAIELAKIVKKYHPNSKVEFGGFTSSYFHEELIRRPEIDLIMRGDTTEIPTVMLMEALSKGAEDLSGIPNLTWKDKDGKIHSNGISYSLDSLDEVIFDYGTMIKCTMRNMDVKGALPWYGWDKVPLTSVFTVRGCSINCAECGGSHFANGKVVCRKAPAFRSPERLADDMEMIQSYFDTPVFIVGDLRQKGMDYADRFLEECRSRKIKNHVVVELFGGATPEYFRKLDGAFEGGWSIEFSPDSHDEKVRFALGKGYTNEAIEKTVAASFRNGCSRFDLFYMNGLPFQDRESALDSARAAERLWGLVNREDKLFIYNAPFAPFVDPGSRAFEEPEKWGYRIRARTLEDHRKLLDSPSWKHVLSYETNWMTRDDVAEISYDAANILAEAERNAGRIGDGELKQRRERTEFARELMHKVDGILQIPDEKEREARLWETKDEGVRMMNSTINNKKDLDWETGSIWSNAPRIGISIMKSVFKRRSSSAHFARFRGGAVYRGYHGRAKPQILQGPDAFDGGPGRRANLILKLIGVFSRLQDHFRRPEHRLGSQSYRIRSGEAVQNPRVRHGVDDHVHESRRAPSYCGDRVHLRFRDFRGETHGGQHFRDGSLLFGGKGRIAGISHGPFQHHAAVVGHHSDHFRPRRVSFQALHREPGDYAYQDFAVDGKFFIENLGYMLRFDGQNYYVRFLRHLGRGLVHAYAVGLPHADAGPFRGGASDDLVSPEYVLRDQAADEGFCHFSCANESYCHVAVFGVKR is encoded by the coding sequence ATCTTTCTCCATGCTCCCAGCGTCTACGATTTCCGCAGGAAACCGATATTCTACGGGCCTGTGAGCGATGTGATCCCATCTTCGCCGGTATTCGAGATGTATCCGGTGGGATTCATGACCATCTCCTCCCATCTGGAGGCGGCCGGATTCAGGACCCGCATATGCAACATCGCCGTCCAGATGCTCGCCAGCGACAGGTTCGACGCCGAGAAGAAGATAAAATCCCTCGACGCGGCCGTATTCGCCATCGATCTGCACTGGATGCCCCATGCCCACGGCGCCATTGAGCTGGCGAAGATAGTGAAGAAATACCACCCAAATTCCAAGGTGGAGTTCGGGGGGTTCACGTCATCGTATTTCCACGAGGAGCTCATCCGCCGCCCCGAGATAGACCTGATCATGAGGGGGGACACCACCGAGATTCCCACCGTGATGCTCATGGAGGCGCTGTCCAAAGGCGCCGAGGACCTGTCCGGCATCCCGAACCTCACCTGGAAGGACAAAGACGGGAAGATCCATTCCAACGGGATATCATATTCCTTGGATTCTTTGGACGAGGTCATTTTCGATTATGGGACGATGATCAAGTGCACCATGCGCAACATGGACGTCAAAGGCGCTCTGCCCTGGTACGGGTGGGACAAGGTCCCTCTGACTTCCGTGTTCACGGTCAGGGGGTGCTCCATCAATTGCGCCGAGTGCGGAGGCTCCCATTTCGCCAACGGAAAGGTAGTCTGCAGGAAGGCCCCGGCGTTCAGGAGCCCGGAAAGGCTCGCGGACGACATGGAGATGATCCAGTCTTACTTCGACACCCCGGTGTTCATCGTCGGGGACCTCAGGCAGAAAGGCATGGATTATGCCGACCGTTTCCTCGAGGAGTGCCGCTCCAGAAAGATAAAGAACCATGTGGTGGTGGAGCTTTTCGGGGGCGCCACGCCGGAGTATTTCAGGAAGCTGGACGGGGCTTTCGAAGGCGGATGGTCCATAGAGTTCTCCCCGGATTCCCACGATGAGAAGGTCAGGTTCGCTCTGGGCAAGGGATACACCAACGAGGCCATAGAGAAGACCGTCGCGGCGTCTTTCAGGAACGGCTGCAGCAGATTCGACCTGTTCTACATGAACGGGCTCCCTTTCCAGGACAGGGAATCCGCTTTGGACAGCGCCAGGGCCGCGGAGCGCCTTTGGGGATTGGTCAACAGGGAGGACAAGCTTTTCATTTATAACGCGCCATTCGCGCCTTTCGTAGATCCAGGCAGCCGCGCTTTCGAGGAACCGGAGAAATGGGGGTACAGAATCCGCGCCCGCACGCTGGAAGACCACAGAAAGCTTCTGGACAGCCCGTCCTGGAAGCATGTCCTGTCGTATGAGACAAATTGGATGACAAGGGACGATGTCGCCGAGATATCCTATGACGCGGCCAACATCCTGGCGGAAGCCGAGCGCAATGCGGGCCGCATCGGCGACGGGGAGCTCAAGCAGAGGCGCGAAAGGACCGAGTTCGCCAGGGAGCTGATGCACAAAGTCGACGGGATATTGCAGATTCCCGACGAGAAGGAGCGGGAAGCCCGCCTTTGGGAGACCAAAGACGAGGGGGTCCGCATGATGAACTCCACCATCAACAACAAGAAGGATCTCGATTGGGAGACGGGCTCCATATGGAGCAACGCCCCCCGCATCGGGATCTCGATTATGAAATCGGTTTTCAAGCGCCGATCGTCATCTGCCCATTTCGCGCGATTTCGCGGCGGTGCTGTCTATCGCGGATATCATGGCCGAGCGAAGCCCCAGATCCTCCAGGGTCCTGACGCCTTCGATGGTGGTCCCGGCAGGCGAGCAAACCTCATCCTTAAGCTGATCGGGGTGTTTTCCCGTCTCCAAGACCATTTTCGCCGCCCCGAGCATCGATTGGGCAGCCAATCTTATCGAATCCGCTCTGGTGAGGCCGTTCAGAACCCCCGCGTCCGCCATGGCGTCGATGATCATGTACATGAAAGCCGGAGAGCTCCCAGCTATTGCGGTGATCGCGTCCATCTCCGATTCCGGGACTTCCGCGGCGAGACCCACGGCGGACAGCATTTCCGAGACGGATCCCTTCTCTTCGGGGGAAAGGGACGCATCGCAGGAATATCCCATGGCCCCTTCCAGCACCATGCAGCAGTGGTTGGGCATCACTCTGACCACTTTCGACCTCGGCGCGTATCCTTTCAGGCGCTCCATCGAGAGCCCGGCGACTATGCTTATCAGGATTTTGCCGTCGATGGTAAGTTTTTCATCGAAAACCTCGGCTACATGCTTCGGTTTGACGGCCAAAACTATTATGTCCGCTTTCTCAGACATCTCGGCCGCGGTCTCGTACATGCTTATGCCGTAGGTCTCCCACATGCGGATGCGGGTCCCTTCCGAGGGGGCGCAAGCGACGATCTCGTCTCTCCCGAATATGTTCTTCGAGATCAGGCCGCCGATGAGGGCTTCTGCCATTTTTCCTGCGCCAATGAATCCTATTGTCATGTGGCGGTATTCGGCGTCAAAAGATAA
- the nuoB gene encoding NADH-quinone oxidoreductase subunit NuoB has protein sequence MDMSLYPHAVAMSADEFMSWSDAMINNLLSSGTKRTIDELTGPIWSWAMKNSMHPLHWGLACCALEMAAASAPRYDAERLGMIYRSSPRQTDILLVNGWISKKIRPDLRRLYEQIPNPKWVVAMGECAISGGPWYDSYNTVQGLDQIVPVDVYIPGCPIRPDAMIDGFMLLQKKIESYFRRGAFMED, from the coding sequence ATGGATATGAGCCTTTACCCTCATGCTGTAGCAATGAGTGCTGACGAGTTTATGTCATGGTCGGACGCCATGATCAATAACCTCCTCAGCTCAGGGACGAAAAGGACCATCGACGAGCTGACGGGTCCCATTTGGTCATGGGCGATGAAGAACTCCATGCACCCTCTGCACTGGGGTCTCGCATGCTGCGCGCTGGAGATGGCCGCGGCTTCCGCGCCCAGGTACGATGCGGAGCGTCTCGGTATGATTTACCGTTCCTCACCCAGGCAGACCGATATCCTTCTCGTCAACGGATGGATCTCCAAAAAAATAAGGCCCGATCTCAGGCGTCTTTACGAGCAGATCCCCAACCCCAAATGGGTCGTGGCTATGGGCGAATGCGCCATATCCGGCGGTCCTTGGTACGATTCCTACAACACAGTCCAGGGTCTCGACCAGATCGTTCCCGTGGATGTCTACATCCCCGGATGCCCAATCCGTCCCGACGCGATGATCGACGGCTTCATGCTGCTTCAGAAGAAGATCGAGAGTTACTTCAGAAGAGGCGCCTTCATGGAGGACTGA
- a CDS encoding NADH-quinone oxidoreductase subunit D, whose protein sequence is MADSIVPVLEAEDNIKRMETDKMWVIMGPQHPFSHGLWTLKVQIDGEIVVDAEPIIGYLHRGWEKETENRTYPKIVPMADRLCYAASMTYSHLYCMTVEKALGVDIPEKAKYIRIVADECNRINSHLMWLAAVGTDLGNLTVFLWCMREREFFLDLNIKLCGARMTTNYPRIGGVRNDTTELFDRDIIKTVERFEKAIWDIIYLIDDSSSMVSRMKGIGYITREQAANIGLTGPAMRGCGVDFDARRDDPYDNYDKVDFEVPVLKEGDSYSRYLVRIEEMFQSCEIIRQAVRKIEALGKSAPYRIKTPTRVPAGTAFCKLEDPRGESMMYLVSDGTDHPYRLKVRSPIFVNVSSAKLQATGVRVADIPAVLAQIDMCLGETDR, encoded by the coding sequence ATGGCAGATTCTATTGTGCCTGTATTGGAGGCCGAAGACAACATAAAAAGGATGGAAACCGACAAGATGTGGGTCATCATGGGTCCTCAGCACCCGTTCTCCCACGGTCTTTGGACTCTGAAGGTTCAGATCGACGGAGAGATCGTCGTCGACGCCGAGCCCATCATCGGATACCTCCACCGCGGCTGGGAGAAAGAGACCGAGAACAGGACGTATCCCAAGATCGTCCCCATGGCCGACCGTCTCTGCTACGCGGCATCCATGACCTACTCCCACCTTTACTGCATGACCGTCGAGAAAGCCCTCGGGGTCGACATACCTGAGAAAGCCAAGTACATCAGGATAGTCGCGGACGAATGCAACCGCATCAACTCCCATCTGATGTGGCTCGCCGCGGTCGGAACCGACCTCGGTAACCTCACCGTGTTCCTCTGGTGCATGAGGGAGAGGGAATTCTTCCTGGACCTCAACATCAAGCTCTGCGGGGCGAGGATGACCACGAACTATCCCCGTATCGGCGGCGTCAGGAACGACACCACCGAGCTTTTCGACAGGGATATCATAAAGACCGTCGAAAGATTCGAGAAAGCCATCTGGGACATCATCTACCTCATAGACGATTCCTCGTCGATGGTATCCAGGATGAAAGGGATCGGCTACATCACCCGCGAGCAGGCGGCCAACATCGGTCTGACCGGACCCGCGATGAGGGGATGCGGAGTCGATTTCGACGCCCGCCGCGACGATCCCTACGACAACTACGACAAAGTCGACTTCGAAGTCCCCGTTCTCAAAGAGGGGGACAGCTATTCCAGGTATCTGGTGCGCATCGAGGAGATGTTCCAGTCCTGCGAGATCATAAGGCAGGCCGTCAGGAAGATCGAGGCCCTCGGAAAGAGCGCCCCGTACAGGATAAAGACCCCCACCAGGGTTCCGGCCGGAACGGCATTCTGCAAGCTCGAAGATCCCCGCGGAGAGTCCATGATGTATCTGGTCTCCGATGGGACCGACCATCCGTACAGGCTCAAAGTCCGCAGCCCGATCTTTGTCAACGTATCGTCCGCAAAGCTTCAGGCAACCGGCGTGAGGGTCGCAGACATTCCCGCGGTCCTCGCTCAGATCGACATGTGCCTCGGAGAGACAGACAGGTGA
- a CDS encoding RNA 2'-phosphotransferase: MIRECEEHGYFRGEMCPRCGSEGKFLMSDYEVEKLGRSMAGILRHKKNDPDMDSQGFVSIREVLNLIKARGGRMDWLRTRHIEALAETDPKGRYLISGGKIKATYGHTVPLDIKLDCENIPESLYYPATPEEAEFLKESGIYPSDRAMVHLSLTYRDAFRAGAVRVDEPVILEIDADKCMDMGYGIGKAARTVFLCKHVPPEAISLADPEDYEDSEGFDPEDSE, encoded by the coding sequence ATGATAAGGGAATGCGAGGAGCACGGCTATTTCCGCGGTGAGATGTGCCCTCGCTGCGGGAGCGAAGGCAAGTTCCTGATGTCGGATTACGAGGTGGAGAAGCTTGGAAGGTCCATGGCCGGTATCCTCAGGCATAAGAAGAACGACCCCGACATGGATTCCCAGGGGTTCGTGTCCATCCGCGAAGTCCTCAATCTGATAAAAGCCCGCGGCGGGCGCATGGATTGGCTCAGGACGAGGCACATCGAAGCACTCGCAGAGACCGATCCCAAAGGCAGATATCTCATATCCGGCGGCAAGATAAAGGCCACATACGGCCACACGGTCCCGCTGGACATCAAACTCGATTGCGAGAACATCCCGGAGTCCCTGTATTATCCGGCCACGCCCGAGGAGGCCGAGTTCCTGAAGGAATCAGGCATCTATCCGTCGGACAGGGCTATGGTGCATCTGTCCCTCACCTACAGGGATGCGTTCAGGGCCGGCGCGGTCCGCGTGGATGAGCCGGTGATCCTGGAGATCGACGCCGACAAATGCATGGACATGGGCTACGGCATCGGAAAGGCCGCCCGCACCGTGTTCCTGTGCAAGCACGTCCCGCCGGAAGCCATCTCTCTGGCCGATCCGGAAGATTATGAAGATTCAGAGGGCTTCGACCCGGAGGATTCGGAATGA
- a CDS encoding NADH-quinone oxidoreductase subunit H, translating into MVEYTGLSEFICGNPDWIYPNPMLNPYCPFDSYNLAYDLGYKLWEIIGGTLAWLINFIWPGNPISTWLIDEPTTVLFALLLFMLLIFMVAFVSVLIVLWEERKIWGRMMDRRGTMVGLKGFLQCVADGLKTFMKENTTPKKVDKMTYMWTVSLIMGLSALVACMVPLSYRWYVVNYDSGLLIIMAFFALAPFFILVSGWSQNNKYSLIGGMRAAELMISYEVPMLIIIASSVLLAGSFNIGDIVYAQNSSVWYLIPEILGAIVFFFCAIAEAERAPFDIAEAEAELVEGWQTEYAGMKWGLIMLGDYLRGTVSCGMVVILFLGGWTLPWIGDFSQFTIEGSTGIGYILAWLPMPEIVFLLKAYLVFFFMIVVRNSLARTRPDQILNIGWKVFMPLAVINFAIVLLLKLGGVM; encoded by the coding sequence ATGGTTGAATATACGGGGCTGTCGGAATTCATCTGCGGAAATCCTGATTGGATCTATCCCAACCCAATGCTGAATCCCTACTGCCCGTTCGATTCCTATAACCTGGCATACGATCTGGGTTACAAACTGTGGGAGATCATAGGCGGCACGCTCGCTTGGCTGATCAATTTCATCTGGCCCGGAAACCCGATCTCCACTTGGCTCATCGATGAGCCCACCACCGTTCTGTTCGCACTCCTTCTCTTCATGCTTCTCATCTTCATGGTAGCATTCGTCAGCGTTCTGATAGTGCTGTGGGAAGAGCGTAAGATTTGGGGAAGGATGATGGATAGAAGGGGAACCATGGTGGGTCTGAAGGGATTCCTTCAGTGCGTCGCCGATGGTCTGAAGACCTTCATGAAGGAGAACACCACCCCCAAGAAAGTGGACAAGATGACCTACATGTGGACTGTCTCGCTCATCATGGGACTGTCCGCGCTCGTCGCTTGCATGGTGCCTCTCTCCTACAGATGGTACGTCGTCAACTACGATTCGGGGCTGCTCATTATCATGGCGTTCTTCGCCTTGGCCCCGTTCTTCATCCTTGTGTCTGGGTGGTCTCAGAACAACAAATACTCGCTGATCGGTGGTATGAGAGCCGCCGAACTCATGATTTCGTACGAAGTTCCGATGCTGATCATCATCGCAAGCTCCGTGCTCCTCGCCGGAAGCTTCAACATCGGAGATATCGTCTACGCTCAGAACTCGTCGGTATGGTATCTCATACCGGAGATCCTCGGCGCTATCGTGTTCTTCTTCTGCGCCATCGCGGAAGCGGAGCGTGCACCGTTCGACATCGCGGAAGCGGAGGCCGAACTTGTGGAAGGATGGCAGACCGAGTACGCCGGTATGAAATGGGGTCTTATCATGCTCGGAGACTACCTCAGAGGTACCGTCTCCTGCGGTATGGTCGTCATTCTGTTCCTCGGCGGATGGACCCTGCCTTGGATCGGGGACTTCTCCCAGTTCACCATCGAGGGCTCCACCGGAATCGGATACATCCTCGCGTGGCTCCCCATGCCTGAGATCGTGTTCCTCCTGAAGGCCTATCTCGTGTTCTTCTTCATGATCGTCGTGAGGAACTCCCTGGCCCGTACCAGGCCCGATCAGATCCTTAACATCGGATGGAAGGTCTTCATGCCCCTCGCGGTCATCAACTTCGCCATCGTCCTGCTTCTCAAGCTCGGAGGTGTTATGTGA
- a CDS encoding NADH-quinone oxidoreductase subunit J: MDLLSDIWWGLRDFMYYCLDNLDLCAFLILAAIAIMAAIAVVTKKEVVHSAFYLALVFFCVGMVYFFLEAEFIGVIQLLVYVGAITILFAFSIMLTRRKIMMNNEGDSDE, translated from the coding sequence ATCGATCTGCTGAGCGACATCTGGTGGGGTCTCAGGGACTTCATGTATTACTGCCTGGACAACCTGGACCTGTGCGCGTTCCTCATACTCGCGGCTATCGCGATCATGGCGGCCATAGCTGTCGTCACGAAGAAGGAAGTCGTTCACAGCGCTTTCTACCTGGCGCTGGTGTTCTTCTGTGTGGGAATGGTGTACTTCTTCCTCGAGGCGGAATTCATAGGAGTAATCCAGCTTCTCGTCTACGTCGGAGCCATCACCATCCTGTTCGCGTTCAGCATCATGCTCACTAGAAGGAAGATTATGATGAACAATGAGGGTGATTCGGATGAGTAA
- a CDS encoding bifunctional 5,10-methylene-tetrahydrofolate dehydrogenase/5,10-methylene-tetrahydrofolate cyclohydrolase encodes MTSRLILGKDVSEEIYAELRQRIGVLKSKGITPGLAVVLVGDDPASQVYVRKKGEMCVSLGMHSLTVVMPAETTQDQLMEKIAELNADSSVHGFLVQLPLPGHLDEKEVINAILPSKDVDCFHPENVGRMLIGEPSFLPATPAGVQQMLIRSGIETKGKHVVVVGRSNIVGKPMAAMMVQKGSGADSTVTVVHSQTKNLAEITRLADILIVAIGKPRYITADMVKEGAVVIDVGTNRVEDPTRPSGTRLVGDVDFDSVKEKASAITPVPGGVGPMTICMLMANAVRAAELYAEGKK; translated from the coding sequence ATGACTTCCAGACTAATTCTGGGGAAAGACGTTTCCGAGGAGATCTACGCGGAGCTCAGACAGAGAATCGGAGTTCTCAAATCCAAGGGGATCACCCCCGGCCTTGCGGTCGTCCTCGTCGGCGACGATCCAGCTTCGCAGGTCTACGTACGCAAGAAGGGGGAGATGTGCGTATCCCTCGGCATGCACTCGCTGACCGTGGTGATGCCAGCAGAAACCACCCAGGACCAGCTCATGGAAAAGATCGCGGAGCTCAACGCGGATTCTTCCGTGCACGGGTTCCTCGTACAGCTTCCTCTGCCGGGCCATCTCGACGAGAAGGAGGTCATAAACGCCATACTCCCCTCGAAGGATGTGGATTGCTTCCACCCGGAGAACGTCGGGCGCATGCTTATCGGCGAGCCTTCGTTCCTTCCCGCGACGCCCGCCGGGGTCCAGCAGATGCTGATCAGATCCGGCATAGAGACCAAAGGGAAGCATGTGGTCGTGGTCGGCCGCAGCAACATCGTAGGCAAGCCCATGGCCGCCATGATGGTTCAGAAAGGTTCGGGCGCTGATTCTACGGTCACCGTCGTCCATTCGCAGACTAAGAATCTGGCGGAGATCACCAGATTGGCGGACATACTCATCGTGGCCATCGGAAAGCCCCGCTATATCACCGCAGATATGGTGAAGGAAGGCGCCGTGGTCATAGACGTGGGGACCAACAGAGTCGAAGACCCGACCCGCCCCAGCGGAACGAGGCTGGTAGGCGACGTGGATTTCGATTCCGTCAAGGAAAAGGCCTCTGCCATAACCCCTGTCCCGGGAGGCGTGGGGCCGATGACCATATGCATGCTCATGGCAAACGCCGTCAGAGCGGCCGAGCTCTATGCGGAGGGGAAGAAATGA
- a CDS encoding DUF1743 domain-containing protein, producing the protein MTYVLRPDEVNNKYGPMFCKGLYTLVDEKNGVAQIIEHCTSKGPAEWDAVNRRRTKGVVRSIKLDTNTIVMDAEIGEKDINFGPAAADTGGQGIKSLRVEGDEVRTTWYGIAGASVGIGACLPQAPGVIRTEYPDDFKMGGAHRAHVDIITEKYVRVIIGVDDTDTKEKGASWVSSMRLGVQCPVGIFLEHKIIQLNPKAPNKTTNCCSTAVSFAIKEKDIPELIEFATEFIRKETYSDDTVITVYKGLKIPEKLREFGWSCKSVLYTQEDAIRAAEENGVQIISITGMKGVIGAVAAIGCFDIGEPAAGLPEDFE; encoded by the coding sequence ATGACATATGTTTTGAGGCCCGATGAGGTCAACAATAAATACGGCCCGATGTTCTGCAAAGGGCTGTACACGCTCGTCGACGAGAAGAACGGAGTCGCTCAGATCATCGAGCATTGCACTTCGAAAGGTCCCGCCGAGTGGGATGCCGTCAACAGAAGGCGCACCAAAGGCGTCGTCAGAAGCATCAAGCTGGACACTAACACGATAGTCATGGATGCGGAAATAGGGGAGAAAGACATCAATTTCGGCCCGGCAGCCGCCGACACCGGAGGCCAAGGCATAAAATCCCTCAGAGTAGAGGGCGACGAGGTCCGCACCACATGGTACGGGATCGCCGGCGCTTCCGTCGGAATCGGAGCCTGTCTTCCTCAGGCCCCGGGCGTCATACGCACCGAGTATCCCGACGATTTCAAGATGGGCGGGGCGCACCGCGCGCACGTGGACATTATCACCGAGAAGTACGTCCGCGTGATCATAGGGGTCGACGACACCGACACCAAAGAGAAGGGGGCTTCCTGGGTATCGTCCATGAGGCTGGGCGTGCAGTGCCCGGTCGGGATATTCCTGGAGCATAAGATCATCCAGCTGAACCCGAAGGCGCCCAACAAGACCACCAATTGCTGCTCAACCGCCGTCTCTTTCGCCATCAAGGAGAAGGACATCCCGGAGCTCATCGAGTTCGCCACCGAATTCATCAGGAAGGAGACCTACTCCGACGATACCGTCATAACCGTATACAAAGGGCTCAAAATCCCGGAGAAACTCAGGGAATTCGGATGGAGCTGCAAATCCGTGCTTTACACCCAGGAGGATGCCATCCGCGCGGCCGAGGAGAACGGGGTGCAGATCATCAGCATCACCGGAATGAAAGGCGTGATCGGAGCCGTCGCCGCCATCGGATGCTTCGATATCGGGGAGCCCGCAGCCGGCCTTCCCGAGGATTTCGAGTGA
- a CDS encoding NADH-quinone oxidoreductase subunit C, translating into MDEVIQKPSVEEISDAFARNFPYVEVTKTAVRRVHAKVPREHIFEVCKYAHDILTFEQCSVVMGIDYVDHMSVVYILTNYFTGTCIELTADIPADDLHIDSVTPIWEGANWHERETWELFGIVFDNHPKLERLLTPKTYEFFPFRKSYKLRGSE; encoded by the coding sequence ATGGACGAAGTCATCCAGAAACCCTCCGTCGAAGAGATCTCCGATGCTTTCGCCAGGAATTTCCCCTACGTGGAGGTCACCAAGACCGCCGTAAGAAGGGTCCACGCGAAGGTTCCGAGGGAGCACATCTTCGAGGTCTGCAAATATGCCCACGACATTCTGACTTTCGAGCAGTGCTCGGTAGTTATGGGCATAGATTATGTCGACCACATGTCCGTCGTGTACATCCTGACCAATTATTTCACCGGGACATGCATCGAGCTGACCGCCGACATACCCGCCGACGACCTCCACATCGATTCGGTCACCCCCATATGGGAAGGCGCGAATTGGCATGAGAGGGAGACTTGGGAGCTTTTCGGCATTGTGTTCGACAACCACCCCAAGCTTGAGAGGCTCTTAACGCCCAAGACATACGAGTTCTTCCCCTTCAGGAAGTCCTACAAACTCAGGGGGTCCGAGTGA